A DNA window from Xanthomonas campestris pv. campestris str. ATCC 33913 contains the following coding sequences:
- the rpsU gene encoding 30S ribosomal protein S21 gives MPSVKVRENEPFEFALRRFKRTCEKAGVLAETRKREFYEKPTQERKRKAAAAVKRQLRRSSRDVTKRQRLY, from the coding sequence ATGCCCAGCGTTAAAGTCCGCGAGAACGAGCCCTTCGAATTTGCGCTCCGCCGCTTCAAGCGCACCTGCGAAAAGGCCGGCGTGCTGGCCGAGACCCGCAAGCGCGAGTTCTATGAAAAGCCGACCCAGGAGCGTAAGCGTAAGGCTGCCGCTGCTGTGAAGCGTCAGCTGCGTCGCTCCTCGCGCGACGTCACCAAGCGCCAGCGCTTGTACTGA
- the yiaA gene encoding inner membrane protein YiaA: MAVTQKTSFAFVAASWAALLLGGGAYLVGLWNAEMLLNEKGYYFTLLLFGLFASVSLQKSVRDRVDGIPVTGLYYAICWFSLIAALLLLTIGLFNATLLLSEKGFYAMAYALSLFGAVAVQKNTRDAMDGPAGSTSRAVPPALD; the protein is encoded by the coding sequence ATGGCTGTCACGCAGAAAACCTCGTTTGCCTTTGTCGCCGCATCGTGGGCCGCCTTGCTGCTCGGTGGCGGCGCCTATCTGGTCGGCCTGTGGAATGCCGAAATGCTGCTCAACGAAAAGGGCTATTACTTCACCCTGCTGTTGTTCGGCCTGTTTGCATCGGTGTCGCTGCAAAAAAGTGTGCGCGACCGTGTCGATGGTATTCCGGTCACCGGGTTGTATTACGCCATCTGCTGGTTCTCGCTGATTGCCGCGCTGTTGTTGCTGACCATCGGCTTGTTCAACGCAACACTGTTGCTCAGCGAAAAGGGCTTCTATGCGATGGCGTACGCACTGAGCCTGTTTGGCGCGGTCGCGGTGCAGAAGAACACGCGTGATGCGATGGATGGCCCGGCGGGGTCAACGAGCCGCGCCGTCCCGCCTGCGCTGGACTGA
- the folB gene encoding dihydroneopterin aldolase translates to MDKVFIEGLDIDALIGIYDWERRIRQTLRFDLEMGFDNRIPAASDDIADTLNYKAVSKRLIEFVQQSEFGLVETLAERCAAIVLDEFQVQWLRLKLSKPGAVRGAQAVGVIIERSRS, encoded by the coding sequence ATGGACAAAGTCTTTATCGAAGGTCTCGACATCGATGCGCTGATCGGCATCTATGACTGGGAGCGGCGGATCCGGCAGACGTTGCGGTTCGACCTGGAGATGGGGTTCGACAACCGCATTCCGGCCGCCAGCGACGACATCGCCGACACGCTCAACTACAAGGCGGTGAGCAAGCGGCTGATCGAGTTCGTACAGCAGTCGGAATTCGGGTTGGTGGAGACCCTGGCCGAGCGGTGTGCGGCGATCGTGCTGGACGAATTTCAGGTGCAGTGGCTGCGGCTGAAGTTGAGCAAGCCGGGCGCGGTGCGCGGCGCGCAGGCGGTGGGCGTCATCATCGAGCGCAGCCGTAGCTGA
- the dnaG gene encoding DNA primase, giving the protein MARIPDAFIDELLARTDIVEVVGGRVPLKRQGKEYSARCPFHDERSASFTVSPTKQFYHCFGCGAHGTAISFLMNYDRLEFLDAVDELAKRAGMEIPRETQQRTPQQQDDSRELYSALEAATKFFQRQLEGSDRARDYLDGRGVDAENRARFQIGYAPDGYSALKDTLGTDARRMSVLERAGLFSKNDRGHVYDKFRDRVMFPIFDRRGRVIAFGGRIMGAPADGRDPGPKYLNSPETALFHKGRELYGLWQVRQANQKIERLIVVEGYMDVVSLFQFGVTQAVATLGTATTPEHAELLFRNAPDVYFCFDGDNAGRKAGWRALESVLPRMKDGRQAFFLFLPDGEDPDTIVRKEGAQAFDARLKQATPLSQFFFDEMARDINLHTLDGKARLAERAKPMLAQIPEGAFGDLMKQELARMTGVGASMSAQQSPPKARPPARMGAPTQKRSLVRASIAILLQQPSLAMSLEGDHDFSGLRLPGIELLMELLALVRQRPEISTGALLEHFAEREELVALQKLAAQELPGDEHSWAIELHDVVAQLDKQLLRQRVEELQAKQRAQGLDNTDKYEMRELLKALAAL; this is encoded by the coding sequence ATGGCCCGCATCCCAGACGCGTTCATCGACGAACTGCTCGCACGCACCGACATCGTCGAGGTGGTGGGCGGTCGCGTGCCGCTCAAGCGCCAGGGCAAGGAGTATTCGGCGCGTTGCCCGTTCCATGACGAGCGCTCGGCCTCGTTCACCGTGTCGCCGACCAAGCAGTTCTATCACTGCTTCGGCTGCGGCGCGCACGGCACCGCGATCAGCTTCCTGATGAATTACGACCGCCTTGAATTTCTCGACGCGGTGGATGAGCTGGCCAAGCGCGCGGGCATGGAGATTCCGCGCGAGACCCAGCAGCGCACCCCGCAACAGCAGGATGACAGCCGCGAGTTGTACTCGGCACTGGAGGCGGCGACCAAGTTCTTCCAGCGTCAGCTCGAAGGCAGCGACCGTGCCCGCGACTATCTGGATGGGCGCGGCGTGGATGCGGAAAACCGCGCGCGTTTCCAGATCGGCTACGCACCGGATGGCTACAGCGCCCTGAAGGACACGCTCGGCACCGATGCGCGCCGCATGAGCGTGCTCGAACGTGCCGGGCTGTTTTCCAAGAACGACCGCGGGCATGTCTACGACAAGTTCCGCGACCGGGTGATGTTCCCCATCTTCGACCGCCGCGGCCGCGTCATTGCCTTCGGCGGGCGCATCATGGGCGCGCCGGCCGATGGCCGCGACCCGGGCCCCAAGTACCTCAATTCGCCGGAAACCGCGTTGTTCCACAAGGGCCGGGAGTTGTATGGCCTTTGGCAGGTGCGCCAGGCCAACCAGAAGATCGAACGGCTGATCGTGGTGGAGGGCTACATGGACGTGGTCTCTCTGTTCCAGTTCGGCGTGACCCAGGCGGTGGCCACGCTGGGCACGGCGACCACGCCGGAACACGCCGAGCTGTTGTTCCGCAATGCGCCAGACGTGTACTTCTGTTTCGATGGCGACAACGCCGGGCGCAAGGCCGGCTGGCGCGCGCTCGAGTCGGTGCTGCCGCGCATGAAGGACGGCCGACAGGCGTTCTTCCTGTTCCTGCCCGACGGCGAAGACCCGGACACCATCGTGCGCAAGGAAGGCGCGCAGGCCTTCGATGCGCGCCTGAAACAGGCCACGCCGCTGTCGCAGTTCTTCTTCGACGAAATGGCGCGCGACATCAACCTGCACACGCTGGATGGCAAGGCACGCCTGGCCGAGCGTGCCAAGCCGATGCTGGCGCAGATTCCCGAAGGCGCGTTCGGCGATCTGATGAAGCAGGAACTGGCGCGCATGACCGGCGTTGGGGCGAGCATGTCCGCGCAACAGTCCCCGCCAAAAGCGCGGCCGCCCGCGCGCATGGGTGCGCCCACGCAGAAACGCAGCCTGGTGCGTGCGTCGATCGCCATCCTGTTGCAACAGCCGTCATTGGCGATGAGCCTGGAAGGCGACCACGATTTCTCCGGTCTGCGCCTGCCCGGCATCGAGTTGTTGATGGAGCTGCTCGCGCTGGTACGGCAACGGCCGGAAATCAGCACCGGCGCGCTGCTGGAACACTTCGCCGAGCGCGAGGAACTGGTCGCGCTGCAGAAGCTGGCCGCGCAGGAGCTTCCCGGCGACGAGCACAGCTGGGCGATCGAGTTGCACGACGTCGTCGCCCAGCTCGACAAGCAATTGCTGCGTCAGCGCGTGGAAGAACTGCAGGCCAAACAGCGCGCGCAGGGCCTGGACAACACCGACAAGTACGAAATGCGCGAACTGCTCAAGGCGCTCGCAGCGTTGTGA
- a CDS encoding bile acid:sodium symporter family protein, with protein sequence MVRDRRLRAAPGTSMKKLLARLRIDPFTLALLCTVTLASLLPVTGTAAAIMDDVTDVAIAALFFLHGARLSREAVKAGALHWRLHLVILACTFVLFPLLGLLFKPLAHLALTPELYIGVLFLCALPSTVQSSIAFTSMARGNVPAAVCAASLSSLLGVFLTPLLMGLLVGSQGAMAHPAEAIGKIMLQLLVPFLAGHFLRPWIGGWVERHRAVLRYTDQGTILLVVYTAFSASVNEGLWQKTPLPALLAVLGAAALLLTVAMLSITFVARRLHFSRADEIAIVFCGSKKSLATGVPMAKVMFAGGGLGAIVLPIMLYHQLQLIVCAFVAARYAVRDQQQDAGHH encoded by the coding sequence ATGGTCCGCGACAGGCGCCTGCGCGCCGCCCCTGGGACCTCGATGAAGAAGCTGCTGGCGCGGTTGCGCATTGATCCATTCACCCTGGCGCTGCTGTGCACGGTTACGCTGGCATCGCTGCTGCCGGTCACCGGCACCGCGGCCGCGATCATGGACGACGTCACCGACGTGGCGATCGCCGCGCTGTTCTTCCTGCACGGCGCGCGGCTCTCGCGCGAAGCGGTCAAGGCCGGCGCGCTGCATTGGCGGCTGCACTTGGTGATTCTGGCCTGCACCTTCGTGCTGTTCCCGCTGCTGGGCCTGTTGTTCAAGCCGCTCGCGCATCTGGCACTGACGCCGGAGTTGTACATCGGCGTGCTGTTCCTGTGCGCCCTGCCCTCCACCGTGCAGTCCTCGATCGCGTTCACCTCGATGGCGCGCGGCAACGTGCCGGCTGCAGTATGCGCAGCCTCGCTTTCCAGCCTGTTGGGCGTGTTCCTCACGCCATTGCTGATGGGCCTGTTGGTCGGTAGCCAGGGCGCGATGGCGCACCCGGCCGAGGCGATCGGCAAGATCATGCTGCAGTTGCTGGTGCCGTTTCTGGCCGGGCATTTCCTGCGTCCGTGGATCGGCGGCTGGGTCGAACGCCATCGCGCGGTGCTGCGCTACACCGACCAGGGCACCATCCTGTTGGTGGTCTACACCGCCTTCAGCGCATCGGTGAACGAAGGGCTGTGGCAGAAGACGCCGCTGCCCGCACTGCTCGCCGTACTCGGTGCGGCCGCATTGCTGCTGACCGTTGCGATGCTCTCGATCACCTTCGTCGCGCGGCGCCTGCATTTCAGCCGCGCCGACGAGATCGCCATCGTCTTTTGCGGCTCCAAGAAAAGCCTGGCCACCGGCGTACCGATGGCCAAGGTCATGTTCGCCGGCGGCGGCCTGGGCGCGATCGTGTTGCCGATCATGCTGTATCACCAGCTGCAGCTGATCGTCTGCGCGTTCGTGGCTGCGCGTTATGCGGTGCGCGACCAACAACAGGATGCCGGCCACCACTGA
- a CDS encoding fused DSP-PTPase phosphatase/NAD kinase-like protein — protein MPLRLRHAVWMLLLLAGGALAQSAPPYRPRAVLSAGQPSQAQLREAAANGVTTVIDLRGPDEARGYDETASAHALGLRYVRLPIRTAAGLTPDNVRALQRVLDQQAQGKVLLHCASGNRAGALLALLAAREGASAEQALQIGRDAGLQPSLEPAVRERLPPPPPQ, from the coding sequence ATGCCGCTACGCCTGCGCCACGCGGTCTGGATGCTCCTGCTGCTCGCTGGCGGCGCGCTGGCGCAATCAGCACCGCCCTACCGCCCGCGCGCGGTGCTGAGCGCCGGCCAGCCATCGCAGGCGCAATTGCGCGAGGCAGCCGCCAACGGCGTCACGACCGTGATCGACTTGCGTGGCCCGGACGAAGCGCGCGGCTACGACGAAACCGCAAGCGCGCACGCCCTGGGCCTGCGCTATGTGCGCCTGCCGATCCGCACTGCAGCCGGGCTCACGCCCGACAACGTGCGCGCGTTGCAGCGCGTGCTCGACCAACAAGCCCAGGGCAAGGTGTTGCTGCATTGTGCAAGCGGCAATCGCGCCGGCGCGTTGCTGGCGCTGCTCGCCGCACGCGAGGGCGCCAGTGCCGAACAGGCCCTGCAAATCGGGCGCGATGCCGGCCTGCAACCGTCACTGGAACCGGCGGTGCGCGAACGCCTGCCGCCACCGCCGCCGCAGTGA
- a CDS encoding PQQ-dependent sugar dehydrogenase → MSVRRLLALACTASLFATGAALGAPATAPAASIPKAQWPFQATTVADFDEPWAMTFLPDGSLLVSEKRGALMRLDLKTKRKRAITGIPTVAYGGQGGFGDVLAHPRFARNGLVYVSYAEPGEGDVRGAAVARAKLTLDANGGGSLSDLKVIWRQDPKVTGNGHFGHRLAFGPDGKLWISSSERQKFTPAQDMQANLGKLIRLNDDGSVPADNPFAAQGGVAAQVWSLGHRNILGIAFDSKGKLWEHEMGPLGGDELNLIQRGANYGYPVVSNGDNYDGTPIPDHNTRPEFAAPKISWTPVISPAGFVIYSGKQFPAWRGNGFIGGLSSMALVQVSLDEQPRELARYDMGARIREVEQGPDGALWLLEDEASGSTGRLLKLTPKRTGAVEEDA, encoded by the coding sequence ATGTCAGTTCGACGTCTGCTTGCCCTGGCCTGCACGGCCAGCTTGTTTGCCACCGGCGCCGCACTTGGCGCACCTGCCACCGCGCCGGCAGCGTCCATTCCCAAGGCGCAATGGCCGTTCCAGGCCACCACCGTGGCCGATTTCGATGAGCCATGGGCCATGACGTTCCTGCCCGACGGCAGCCTGCTGGTCAGCGAAAAGCGTGGCGCGTTGATGCGCCTGGACCTGAAAACAAAGCGCAAACGCGCCATTACCGGCATCCCCACCGTCGCTTACGGCGGCCAGGGCGGTTTCGGCGATGTGCTGGCGCATCCGCGGTTCGCCCGCAATGGGCTGGTGTACGTGAGCTACGCCGAACCTGGCGAGGGCGACGTGCGCGGCGCGGCCGTGGCGCGTGCCAAGCTGACATTGGACGCAAACGGCGGCGGCAGCCTGTCGGACCTGAAGGTGATCTGGCGGCAGGACCCGAAGGTGACCGGCAACGGCCACTTCGGTCATCGCCTTGCCTTCGGCCCGGACGGCAAGCTGTGGATCAGCTCCAGCGAACGCCAGAAGTTCACGCCCGCGCAGGACATGCAGGCCAACCTGGGCAAATTGATTCGTCTCAACGACGACGGCAGTGTGCCTGCCGACAACCCCTTCGCTGCGCAAGGTGGAGTTGCCGCGCAGGTGTGGTCGCTGGGCCACCGCAACATCCTGGGCATCGCGTTCGACAGCAAGGGCAAACTGTGGGAACACGAAATGGGCCCGCTCGGTGGTGATGAGCTCAACCTGATCCAGCGTGGCGCCAACTACGGCTACCCGGTGGTGTCCAACGGCGACAACTACGACGGCACGCCCATCCCGGATCACAACACGCGCCCGGAGTTCGCTGCGCCCAAGATCAGCTGGACGCCAGTGATTTCGCCGGCGGGGTTTGTGATCTACAGCGGCAAGCAGTTCCCGGCATGGCGCGGCAATGGCTTCATCGGCGGGCTGTCGTCGATGGCGTTGGTGCAGGTGTCGCTGGACGAACAGCCGCGCGAACTGGCCCGTTACGACATGGGCGCGCGCATCCGCGAGGTGGAGCAAGGTCCAGATGGCGCGCTGTGGCTGCTGGAAGACGAGGCCAGCGGCAGCACCGGCCGTCTGCTCAAGCTGACACCCAAGCGCACCGGCGCTGTCGAGGAAGATGCGTGA
- the tsaD gene encoding tRNA (adenosine(37)-N6)-threonylcarbamoyltransferase complex transferase subunit TsaD, with protein sequence MKVLGIESSCDETGVAVYDTALSGVPALRAHAVYSQIALHAEYGGVVPELASRDHVRKLLPLIRQTLDEAGLRIDELDGVAYTAGPGLVGALLVGAGVARALAWALEVPAIGVHHMEGHLLAPLMEDDPPQPPFVALLVSGGHTQLVSVKALGAYEVLGETLDDAAGEAFDKTAKMMGLPYPGGPQLAALAETGTPGRYKFARPMTDRPGLDFSFSGLKTQVLLAWRGSDQSDTTRADIARGFEDAVVETLAIKCLRALDTADCNTLVVAGGVGANKRLRARLQEAAQRRGGRVCFPRPALCTDNGAMIAFAGALRLEAGEHADAAVQVTPRWDMASLPPLAAARESGIGNRES encoded by the coding sequence ATGAAAGTGCTTGGGATCGAATCATCCTGCGATGAGACCGGGGTGGCGGTGTACGACACCGCGCTGTCCGGCGTGCCGGCGCTGCGCGCCCATGCGGTCTATAGCCAGATCGCGCTGCATGCCGAATACGGCGGCGTGGTGCCGGAGCTGGCCAGCCGCGACCATGTGCGCAAGCTGCTGCCGCTGATCCGTCAGACCCTGGACGAGGCCGGGTTGCGCATCGATGAGCTGGACGGGGTGGCCTATACCGCCGGTCCGGGCCTGGTCGGTGCCTTGCTAGTAGGTGCGGGGGTAGCGCGCGCGCTGGCCTGGGCACTGGAGGTGCCGGCGATCGGCGTGCACCACATGGAAGGCCACCTGCTGGCCCCGTTGATGGAAGACGACCCGCCGCAGCCGCCGTTCGTGGCACTGCTGGTGTCTGGCGGCCACACCCAGCTGGTCTCGGTGAAGGCGCTGGGCGCGTATGAAGTGTTGGGCGAAACGCTGGACGACGCCGCCGGCGAAGCCTTCGACAAGACTGCCAAGATGATGGGGCTGCCGTATCCGGGCGGCCCGCAGCTGGCGGCGTTGGCCGAAACCGGCACGCCGGGGCGCTACAAGTTCGCGCGGCCGATGACCGACCGCCCCGGGCTGGACTTCAGTTTCAGCGGGCTCAAGACCCAGGTGCTGCTGGCCTGGCGCGGCAGCGACCAATCCGACACCACCCGCGCCGACATCGCGCGCGGGTTCGAGGACGCAGTGGTGGAGACGCTGGCGATCAAGTGCTTGCGCGCGCTGGACACCGCCGACTGCAACACCCTGGTGGTGGCCGGCGGCGTGGGCGCCAACAAGCGCCTGCGGGCCCGCCTGCAGGAGGCCGCGCAACGCCGCGGCGGCCGGGTCTGCTTCCCGCGCCCGGCCCTGTGCACCGACAACGGCGCCATGATTGCCTTCGCCGGCGCGCTGCGCCTGGAAGCCGGCGAGCACGCCGATGCCGCGGTGCAGGTGACGCCGCGTTGGGATATGGCGAGCTTGCCGCCGCTGGCGGCGGCGCGGGAGTCGGGAATCGGGAATCGGGAATCGTAA
- a CDS encoding glycoside hydrolase family 3 N-terminal domain-containing protein — protein sequence MAADRIDSLIARMTVEEKVGQLGVFADMVRPFAPDVNPEANVLNADEVLQQVRQGRVGSLFNGVGAALGVQIQKVAVEESRLGIPVILAADVIHGMRTVFPIPLGEAASFEPELAERTARATAIEATAAGLHWTYAPAVDIARDQRWGRGAEGAGEDVVLGMAFAAARVRGFQGSDLKADDCLLATPKHFAAYGAVAAGMEYNTVDIAPQTLRDVHLPPFKAAFDAGALTVMSSFNDINGVPASANHELLTEILRGEWQFPGVVISDYTADMELIAHGYAADERDATKKAFLAGLDLSMQSGFYAAHLPSLVESGEVPMATLDASVRRILQLKEAIGLFDNPYRSLDPAREADTAHLPAHDALSRDAARRSIVLLKNEGDLLPLKKSGQNIALIGPFVQDRENIEGCWTLFGDKERYVTLEQGVRAVVAADNLSVVAGCGLEEPLPGGISAAIDAAQAADVVVLALGEPQRFSGEAQSRTEITLPPAQQALAEAVAATGTPMVILLRNGRALALSGAVRDADAIAVTWYLGTQTGTGVADVLFGDYNPSARLPISFPQVTGQQPYFYNHLRTGRPELPTLSEYKARWREMPNEPLYPFGHGLSYTTFAYAAPQLSTTQLGWEQTLTITTRVTNTGTVAGEEVVQLYVHDRVASRVRPVRELKGFRKVLLQPGESAEVVFTLQRDALAFTNHKGVFGAEPGLFDVWVCASAKSGEPVSFELLDR from the coding sequence ATGGCTGCTGATCGCATCGACTCCCTGATTGCCCGCATGACCGTCGAAGAGAAGGTCGGCCAGCTCGGGGTATTCGCCGACATGGTGCGGCCGTTCGCGCCGGACGTGAATCCCGAGGCCAATGTCCTCAACGCCGACGAAGTGCTGCAACAGGTGCGCCAGGGCCGGGTGGGCTCGCTGTTCAATGGTGTGGGCGCTGCGTTGGGCGTGCAGATCCAGAAAGTGGCGGTCGAAGAAAGCCGCCTGGGCATTCCGGTGATCCTGGCCGCCGATGTCATCCACGGCATGCGCACGGTGTTCCCGATCCCGTTGGGCGAAGCGGCAAGCTTCGAGCCGGAGCTGGCCGAGCGCACCGCGCGGGCCACGGCGATCGAGGCCACCGCTGCCGGCCTGCACTGGACCTATGCACCTGCGGTGGACATTGCGCGCGACCAGCGCTGGGGCCGTGGCGCGGAAGGCGCCGGCGAAGACGTGGTGCTGGGTATGGCGTTTGCCGCCGCGCGCGTGCGCGGCTTCCAGGGCAGCGATCTCAAAGCCGACGATTGCCTGCTGGCTACGCCCAAGCATTTCGCCGCCTACGGCGCGGTGGCGGCCGGCATGGAATACAACACGGTGGATATCGCCCCGCAGACGCTGCGCGATGTGCATCTGCCGCCGTTCAAGGCGGCGTTCGATGCGGGCGCGCTGACGGTGATGTCGTCCTTCAACGACATCAACGGCGTGCCGGCCAGCGCCAACCACGAACTGCTCACCGAGATCCTGCGCGGTGAGTGGCAGTTCCCGGGCGTGGTGATTTCCGATTACACCGCCGACATGGAATTGATTGCGCACGGCTACGCGGCCGATGAGCGCGACGCCACCAAGAAGGCGTTCCTGGCCGGTCTGGATCTGAGCATGCAGAGCGGGTTCTATGCCGCGCATCTGCCGTCGCTGGTGGAAAGCGGCGAGGTGCCGATGGCCACGCTGGACGCCAGCGTGCGCCGCATCCTGCAGCTGAAAGAGGCGATCGGCCTGTTCGACAATCCGTATCGCTCGCTGGATCCCGCACGCGAAGCCGATACCGCGCATCTGCCTGCGCACGATGCGTTGTCGCGCGATGCGGCGCGGCGTTCGATCGTGCTGCTCAAGAACGAAGGCGACCTGCTGCCGCTGAAGAAGAGCGGGCAGAACATCGCGCTGATCGGCCCGTTCGTGCAGGACCGCGAAAACATCGAAGGCTGCTGGACCCTGTTCGGCGACAAGGAACGGTACGTCACGCTCGAGCAGGGCGTGCGCGCGGTGGTGGCGGCCGACAACCTGAGCGTGGTGGCCGGCTGCGGGCTGGAAGAGCCGTTGCCGGGCGGCATTTCCGCAGCAATCGATGCCGCACAAGCTGCCGATGTGGTGGTGCTGGCGCTGGGCGAGCCGCAGCGTTTCAGCGGCGAGGCGCAGTCGCGGACCGAGATCACGCTGCCGCCGGCACAGCAGGCGCTGGCCGAAGCGGTGGCCGCCACCGGCACGCCGATGGTGATCCTGTTGCGCAACGGCCGCGCGCTGGCGCTGAGCGGTGCGGTGCGCGATGCCGATGCGATTGCGGTGACCTGGTACCTGGGCACCCAGACCGGCACCGGCGTGGCCGACGTCCTGTTTGGCGACTACAACCCATCGGCACGCCTGCCGATCAGCTTCCCGCAGGTGACCGGCCAGCAGCCGTATTTCTACAACCATCTGCGCACCGGCCGCCCGGAATTGCCCACACTGTCCGAGTACAAGGCGCGCTGGCGCGAGATGCCCAACGAGCCGCTGTACCCGTTCGGCCACGGCTTGAGCTACACCACTTTTGCGTATGCGGCGCCGCAACTGAGCACCACGCAGCTGGGATGGGAGCAGACGCTGACCATCACCACGCGTGTGACCAATACCGGCACGGTAGCCGGCGAAGAAGTGGTGCAGCTGTATGTGCACGACCGGGTTGCCAGCCGCGTGCGCCCGGTGCGCGAGCTCAAGGGATTCCGCAAGGTGCTGCTGCAGCCGGGCGAGAGTGCGGAGGTGGTGTTCACCCTGCAGCGCGATGCGCTGGCGTTTACCAACCACAAGGGCGTGTTCGGCGCCGAGCCGGGGCTGTTCGATGTGTGGGTGTGCGCGTCGGCCAAGAGTGGCGAGCCGGTGTCGTTCGAGTTGCTGGATCGCTGA
- a CDS encoding YihY/virulence factor BrkB family protein, with translation MTTFSTEHLQKHLTRVQRSLPMALFNRFLEIDVMTQAASLSFYALLSLAPLLVLLLWLTASLYPPAQEALVQQIAQLAGGSAAEVADTVIRNATDQPGVGSLAGLWSTLLLFIGATAVFAQLQNALNLIFRTDKQRLDGIMAWLKKRVFSFGVILALGFLLIVSMIATTALQVVFARLPSVLPAVGYVTTLALYSLAFAFLYRYLPDRTVNWRQAFVGGVITSLLFALGRYAIGVYIAKAAPGSAYGSMGTLVILLVWMYYASVVFFIGALLTAVIDERVRSHRKLRDAGVDPEHPPEIVAVPATPASTETPLRS, from the coding sequence GTGACGACATTCTCCACCGAACACCTGCAAAAGCACCTGACCCGCGTGCAGCGCAGCCTGCCCATGGCGCTGTTCAACCGCTTTCTCGAAATCGACGTGATGACCCAGGCCGCGTCGTTGTCGTTCTATGCGCTGCTGTCGCTGGCGCCCTTGCTGGTCTTGCTGCTGTGGCTGACGGCCTCGCTGTATCCACCCGCGCAGGAAGCGCTGGTGCAGCAGATCGCGCAACTGGCCGGTGGCAGCGCGGCGGAGGTGGCCGATACGGTGATCCGCAATGCCACCGACCAGCCCGGTGTGGGCTCGCTGGCCGGGCTGTGGAGCACGCTGCTGCTGTTCATCGGTGCCACTGCGGTCTTTGCGCAGCTGCAGAACGCACTCAACCTGATCTTCCGTACCGACAAGCAGCGCCTGGACGGCATCATGGCGTGGCTGAAGAAGCGGGTGTTTTCCTTCGGCGTGATCCTGGCGCTGGGCTTCCTGCTGATCGTCTCGATGATCGCCACCACCGCCTTGCAGGTGGTCTTTGCCAGGCTGCCCTCTGTACTACCTGCTGTGGGCTATGTGACCACGCTGGCGTTGTATTCGCTGGCGTTTGCGTTCCTGTATCGCTACCTGCCCGATCGCACCGTCAATTGGCGCCAGGCCTTCGTGGGCGGCGTGATCACTTCGCTGTTGTTTGCCCTGGGCCGCTACGCGATCGGCGTGTACATCGCCAAGGCTGCGCCCGGCAGTGCGTACGGCTCGATGGGCACGCTGGTGATCCTGCTGGTGTGGATGTACTACGCCTCGGTGGTGTTCTTCATCGGCGCGCTGCTCACCGCAGTGATCGATGAGCGCGTACGCTCGCACCGCAAACTGCGCGACGCCGGCGTGGACCCGGAGCATCCGCCCGAGATCGTTGCTGTGCCGGCCACACCGGCTTCCACCGAGACGCCGTTGCGCAGCTGA
- a CDS encoding GatB/YqeY domain-containing protein has protein sequence MSLKQQLTEDMKAAMKSGDKHSLGVIRLINAAIKQKEVDERVEMDDAAVIAVLDKMVKQRKDSVTQYEGAAREDLAQIEREEIVVIERYLPAKMGEAEIVAAIQAAVAETGASSPADIGKLMGALKPKLAGQADMGLVSTLVKKQLAG, from the coding sequence ATGTCCCTCAAGCAACAGCTCACCGAAGACATGAAGGCTGCGATGAAGTCCGGCGACAAGCACAGCCTGGGCGTGATCCGGCTGATCAATGCCGCGATCAAGCAGAAGGAAGTGGACGAGCGCGTCGAAATGGACGATGCCGCCGTCATTGCCGTGCTCGACAAGATGGTCAAGCAGCGCAAGGACTCGGTGACCCAGTACGAAGGCGCCGCCCGCGAGGATCTGGCACAGATCGAGCGCGAGGAAATCGTAGTGATCGAGCGCTACCTGCCGGCAAAGATGGGCGAAGCCGAGATCGTGGCCGCGATCCAGGCGGCCGTCGCCGAGACGGGCGCCAGCAGCCCTGCCGATATCGGCAAGCTGATGGGCGCACTCAAGCCCAAGCTGGCCGGTCAGGCCGACATGGGCCTGGTGTCCACGCTGGTGAAGAAGCAACTGGCCGGCTGA